One Mycolicibacterium pulveris genomic region harbors:
- a CDS encoding acyl-CoA synthetase: protein MLLSSIVHGAAIRRPAYPALVCDGNRWTFWELSDRVSKLAAGLSMLTEPGERVAILADNCVEYIDCLYGVSQAGNTLAPINQRLAVPEIEYVLSDAEPAVLIVGSEYYERLGEIRSVVPSIRHVVVIGDVIGDAPPGALSYRSLLSSTVLDPSRAHSDDNEVAWLVYTSGTTGRPKGAMLTHRNIISAMLNAMIEWKPDRDDRQLFCFPLCHVAAFIPLMYHLRQATVVLMPSFDPAVFLRLVEEYEITHTGLAPTMLNFLLQHPDINSARLDSVELVVYGSAPMSPTLLENGIKRFGEVFVQTYGMTELSGNVLVLGLDHHHRAITGEPELLAAAGQMECLATVRLVDDDMKDVAVGDVGEIVVSGDQVMKGYWRAEEATAEVLVDGWLRTGDLARMDEEGLVYVVDRKKDMIITGGENVYPREVEDVIARLPGLSEVAVIGLPDDRWGEAVTAVVVPRAGQTVKAEDVRAACRDSLAGFKVPKRVEFTDELPRNAAGKVVKTLLRDRFLEPGNA, encoded by the coding sequence TGAGTTCGATCGTCCACGGAGCCGCCATCCGCCGCCCGGCCTACCCCGCCCTCGTCTGCGACGGCAACCGGTGGACATTCTGGGAACTCTCCGACCGGGTCAGCAAGCTGGCGGCCGGTCTGAGCATGCTCACCGAGCCGGGGGAGCGCGTGGCGATTCTGGCGGACAACTGTGTGGAGTACATCGACTGCCTGTACGGGGTATCGCAGGCCGGAAACACCCTTGCCCCGATCAACCAGCGGTTGGCCGTACCGGAGATCGAGTACGTGCTGTCCGACGCCGAACCGGCAGTGTTGATCGTTGGCAGCGAATACTACGAGCGGTTGGGCGAAATCCGTTCGGTCGTCCCGTCGATACGGCACGTCGTTGTCATTGGCGATGTCATTGGCGATGCACCACCTGGCGCATTGAGCTACCGATCACTGCTGAGTTCTACGGTGCTGGATCCATCGCGCGCGCACAGCGACGACAACGAGGTTGCCTGGCTGGTCTACACGTCGGGAACCACGGGTCGGCCGAAAGGCGCGATGCTGACCCATCGCAACATCATCAGCGCGATGCTGAACGCGATGATCGAGTGGAAGCCGGACCGAGACGACCGCCAACTGTTCTGCTTTCCGCTGTGTCATGTCGCGGCGTTCATCCCCCTCATGTACCACCTGCGGCAGGCCACGGTCGTGTTGATGCCCTCCTTTGACCCGGCCGTATTCCTGCGTCTCGTCGAGGAATACGAGATCACCCATACCGGCCTGGCACCGACGATGCTCAACTTCCTGTTGCAGCACCCCGACATCAACAGCGCTCGCCTCGACTCGGTCGAGCTTGTGGTCTACGGGTCGGCCCCGATGTCGCCCACGTTGTTGGAGAACGGAATCAAACGCTTCGGCGAAGTCTTCGTCCAGACTTACGGAATGACCGAACTCTCGGGCAACGTTCTGGTTTTGGGATTGGATCATCACCACCGCGCCATCACCGGAGAACCCGAATTGTTGGCCGCCGCGGGACAGATGGAATGCCTCGCGACGGTGCGGCTGGTCGACGACGACATGAAAGACGTGGCGGTCGGTGACGTCGGTGAGATCGTCGTCTCGGGCGACCAGGTGATGAAAGGTTACTGGCGCGCCGAGGAGGCCACCGCGGAAGTTCTCGTCGACGGCTGGCTGCGCACCGGCGACCTCGCCAGGATGGATGAGGAGGGCCTGGTGTACGTCGTGGACCGAAAGAAGGACATGATCATCACCGGCGGAGAGAACGTCTACCCGCGCGAGGTCGAAGACGTCATCGCCCGGTTGCCGGGGCTGAGCGAGGTCGCCGTCATCGGGCTTCCCGACGATCGCTGGGGCGAGGCGGTCACCGCGGTTGTCGTTCCGCGCGCCGGTCAGACGGTCAAAGCTGAGGACGTGCGTGCGGCCTGCCGGGACTCCCTGGCGGGTTTCAAGGTGCCCAAGCGGGTCGAGTTCACCGACGAGCTGCCACGTAATGCAGCAGGCAAGGTAGTCAAAACGCTTCTGCGCGACCGATTCCTGGAACCGGGGAACGCATGA
- a CDS encoding CaiB/BaiF CoA transferase family protein — protein sequence MSVGQEKGLEDQSDDRNLPLSDVRVLDLTGSYAGPTATMLLADMGASVVKVEDPHGDDTRRWGPPFVNGASTWFLSANRNKRGVCLDLKTSEGAEALQRLLAASDVLITSFNPSKLDRLGLAPDEVTQRHPDLVYCLISGFGLDGPDSALSGYDLIAQARSGLMSVTGASPDSPQRVSTALSDSVAGLVASFAIACAVYHQRRTGHGDVVDISLLDSALFLMAPRVAAFLAGAEEPRPCGATDSVLTPYQSFATKDRPIVVAAGNDMMWRRLCSALGDDQLAADPELATTAGRQRNRPRVVATVAEHLRRRPATEWLARFAELGVPSSAIHTLTEVVNDPQLEYRESIIKADHPIAGPTEMVGPPWRLRSHPSRDIRLPAPGLGEHTGEVLAELNPDT from the coding sequence ATGTCCGTCGGGCAGGAGAAGGGGCTCGAAGACCAATCCGACGACAGGAATTTGCCGCTGTCGGACGTGCGGGTCCTCGATCTGACCGGGTCCTACGCCGGGCCCACGGCCACGATGCTGCTCGCCGACATGGGCGCCTCGGTCGTCAAGGTCGAAGACCCACACGGCGACGACACCCGCCGCTGGGGCCCGCCGTTCGTGAACGGCGCCTCCACGTGGTTTCTGTCGGCAAACCGGAACAAGCGCGGCGTATGCCTCGACTTGAAGACCTCCGAGGGCGCCGAGGCGTTGCAGCGATTGCTCGCCGCCAGCGATGTCCTCATCACCAGCTTCAATCCGTCGAAGCTCGACCGGCTCGGGCTGGCCCCCGATGAGGTGACACAGCGCCACCCAGACCTGGTCTACTGCCTCATCTCCGGATTCGGCCTCGACGGACCGGACTCCGCACTGTCCGGCTATGACCTGATAGCCCAGGCACGTTCGGGTCTGATGAGCGTGACGGGCGCGTCACCGGACTCACCACAGCGGGTCAGTACCGCTCTGTCGGACTCGGTGGCCGGACTCGTCGCATCCTTCGCCATCGCCTGCGCGGTGTACCACCAGCGACGCACCGGGCACGGCGATGTCGTCGACATCTCGTTGTTGGACTCGGCACTGTTCCTGATGGCCCCGAGGGTCGCCGCGTTTCTCGCCGGGGCCGAGGAACCACGCCCCTGTGGCGCAACCGACTCGGTCTTGACCCCGTACCAGAGCTTCGCCACCAAGGACCGGCCGATCGTCGTGGCCGCGGGCAACGACATGATGTGGCGACGTCTGTGCTCGGCGCTTGGCGACGACCAGTTGGCTGCCGATCCCGAACTCGCCACCACCGCAGGACGCCAACGCAACCGCCCGCGAGTGGTTGCCACCGTCGCCGAGCATCTCCGGCGTCGACCGGCGACCGAATGGCTGGCACGGTTCGCCGAGTTGGGCGTGCCGTCGTCAGCGATTCACACCCTTACCGAGGTCGTCAACGATCCGCAGCTGGAATACCGCGAGTCGATCATCAAGGCCGACCATCCGATCGCCGGGCCAACCGAAATGGTGGGACCCCCGTGGCGTCTTCGGTCCCACCCCAGCCGGGACATCAGGTTGCCGGCACCCGGCCTCGGCGAGCACACCGGCGAGGTGCTCGCCGAGCTCAACCCCGACACGTAG
- a CDS encoding FadR/GntR family transcriptional regulator produces MTTADIASSPFTPKAVQRPRQQVEEQIRAAIRNGVVKTGQKLPTEVALSRDFGVSRTTVREALRSLVADGLIEKVPGAGGGSFVRALDHNTFGEELGQDMQNLIRVGSIAFREAADVRRMLEIPCVRLAAENRTAEQAAELRDIVDQEKKLSHDDPAVPELDVRFHSVIAAASGNRVAAAFVQALHQVTEPVHHLDLNAQVGERTVRQHMAIVRAIEKQNPDAAEKAMIDHLSYLEGHLLPD; encoded by the coding sequence TTGACGACCGCAGACATTGCATCTTCACCCTTCACACCGAAGGCTGTACAACGACCGCGGCAACAGGTCGAAGAGCAGATTCGCGCCGCGATCCGCAACGGTGTGGTCAAGACTGGACAGAAGCTGCCCACCGAGGTGGCGCTCTCTCGCGATTTCGGCGTTTCGCGCACCACCGTCCGGGAGGCGCTGCGCTCACTGGTGGCCGATGGCCTGATCGAAAAGGTGCCGGGTGCGGGCGGTGGCAGCTTCGTTCGCGCGCTCGACCACAACACCTTCGGCGAAGAACTCGGACAGGACATGCAGAACCTGATCCGGGTTGGATCGATTGCATTCCGTGAAGCCGCCGACGTCCGTCGGATGCTCGAAATTCCCTGCGTCCGACTGGCCGCGGAGAATCGGACAGCTGAGCAAGCCGCCGAGTTGCGCGACATCGTCGACCAGGAGAAGAAGTTGTCGCACGACGATCCGGCGGTGCCAGAGTTGGACGTGCGTTTTCATTCGGTGATCGCCGCGGCATCGGGAAACCGCGTCGCGGCGGCGTTCGTTCAGGCGCTGCATCAGGTCACCGAACCGGTCCACCATCTCGACCTCAACGCCCAGGTGGGCGAGCGGACCGTGCGTCAGCACATGGCGATCGTGCGAGCCATCGAGAAGCAGAATCCCGACGCTGCGGAGAAGGCCATGATCGATCACCTGAGCTACCTGGAAGGGCACCTGCTGCCGGACTGA
- a CDS encoding bifunctional 3,4-dihydroxy-2-butanone-4-phosphate synthase/GTP cyclohydrolase II — MSKDPGDRLAAGAASAVWSAVRALAAGGMVIVADDVERENEGDLVMAAEFATVDDLDFLVRYSTGIICVPMLGDRLDALRLPPMVRDNEDTHDTAFTVSVDHRSTTTGVSAVDRSRTIRALADPRAAATDFRRPGHVFPLRYREGGVLSRPGHTEASIDLLRLAGLSEVAVIGEIVGAAGQMAHGPELAAFAREHNLPMLTVADLIEYRRATERLVALAGSSWLPTRFGEFRAHAYRSLVDGTEHLALVMGDVHDPARSEILVRMHSECLTGDVVGSLRCDCGTQFERALTEIATEGCGVMVYLRGHEGRGIGLGYKLRAYTLQESGRDTVDANTDLGLPVDARTYEVGASILAALGISRVRLITNNPAKCVELEQRGIAVAERVSLPSTVTESNLSYLRAKRDRMGHKLDLPEPPHDRQVLVDLLN; from the coding sequence GTGTCGAAAGACCCCGGTGATCGACTCGCCGCGGGTGCGGCCTCCGCGGTCTGGTCCGCCGTGCGTGCGCTTGCCGCGGGCGGCATGGTGATCGTCGCCGACGACGTGGAGCGCGAGAACGAGGGCGATCTCGTGATGGCGGCCGAGTTCGCGACCGTCGACGACCTGGATTTTCTGGTCCGGTATTCGACCGGGATCATCTGTGTCCCAATGCTCGGCGATCGGCTCGATGCGTTGCGGTTGCCTCCGATGGTGCGCGACAACGAGGACACGCACGACACCGCGTTCACCGTGTCGGTGGATCATCGCAGCACCACAACGGGTGTCTCGGCGGTGGATCGGAGCCGGACGATCCGCGCGTTGGCCGATCCGCGGGCGGCGGCAACCGATTTCCGCCGTCCCGGCCATGTCTTTCCGTTGCGTTATCGCGAGGGCGGGGTGCTGAGCCGGCCAGGTCACACCGAGGCATCGATCGACCTGTTGCGGCTGGCCGGCTTGTCAGAGGTCGCGGTCATCGGCGAGATCGTCGGTGCCGCCGGGCAGATGGCGCACGGCCCCGAGCTGGCCGCCTTCGCGCGCGAGCACAACCTGCCGATGCTCACGGTCGCTGATCTGATCGAATACCGCAGGGCCACCGAGCGACTCGTTGCGCTGGCGGGCAGTTCCTGGTTACCGACCCGCTTCGGCGAGTTCCGGGCCCACGCATACCGTTCGCTCGTCGACGGCACCGAGCACCTTGCGCTGGTGATGGGCGATGTTCACGACCCCGCCAGGTCGGAGATCCTGGTGCGCATGCACAGCGAGTGCCTCACCGGAGACGTGGTCGGATCGTTGCGCTGCGACTGCGGCACCCAATTCGAGCGGGCGCTGACGGAGATCGCCACCGAGGGCTGCGGGGTGATGGTCTATCTGCGGGGTCACGAGGGGCGCGGGATCGGGCTGGGTTACAAGCTGCGCGCCTACACGCTTCAGGAAAGCGGCCGCGACACGGTCGACGCCAACACCGATCTCGGCCTCCCTGTCGATGCACGGACTTACGAGGTGGGGGCATCGATTCTCGCCGCGCTCGGTATCTCGCGGGTGCGGCTGATCACCAACAACCCGGCCAAATGTGTCGAGCTCGAGCAGCGCGGGATCGCCGTTGCCGAACGGGTGTCGCTGCCCTCGACCGTGACCGAAAGCAACCTCAGCTATCTACGCGCCAAGCGCGACCGGATGGGGCACAAGCTCGATCTGCCCGAGCCGCCCCACGATCGCCAGGTTCTTGTCGATCTTCTGAACTGA
- a CDS encoding alpha/beta hydrolase has protein sequence MSTSDGQHDVARAFAMWRAMLPEHPDPTIDEFRAGYDAMFRDFPIDPDALITELDAGGVRSLQVQAGDYEPSRYVVYFHGGGLMCGNPEGVRSTAARVARAARATVLVPDYRLAPEHPYPAALDDATAACLSLPSRQDGEPVRMALLGDSAGGGLAISCAIRLHDNGHDQLAALAVWSPWVDMTVSGATIESKATVDPIASGQSLTMSATAYLQGHAPTDPTVSPLFADLSGLPPLMIEVGTEEVLLDDARRLAAKAQDDGVEVTLTVADGLPHVYQYFASFLPAAQTSIERTGAFIDKHA, from the coding sequence ATGTCAACCAGCGACGGCCAGCACGACGTTGCGCGAGCCTTCGCCATGTGGCGCGCGATGTTGCCCGAGCATCCCGATCCGACGATTGATGAGTTCCGCGCCGGCTACGACGCGATGTTTCGAGACTTCCCGATCGATCCGGATGCTCTGATCACCGAACTCGACGCCGGTGGTGTCCGATCGCTGCAGGTTCAAGCCGGCGATTACGAACCCAGCCGCTACGTGGTCTATTTCCACGGCGGTGGGCTGATGTGTGGCAACCCGGAAGGTGTGCGCTCAACGGCTGCTCGTGTCGCGCGCGCCGCGCGGGCCACCGTCCTCGTCCCCGATTACCGGCTGGCACCCGAGCATCCGTATCCGGCCGCGCTCGATGACGCCACGGCGGCATGCCTTTCGCTGCCAAGCCGGCAGGACGGCGAGCCGGTCAGGATGGCCCTGCTCGGCGACTCGGCCGGTGGAGGGCTGGCGATCTCGTGCGCGATTCGGTTACACGACAACGGTCACGACCAACTCGCTGCACTCGCCGTGTGGTCTCCGTGGGTCGATATGACGGTGTCGGGTGCCACCATCGAGTCGAAGGCGACGGTCGATCCGATCGCCAGCGGCCAGTCGCTGACCATGTCGGCTACCGCCTATCTTCAGGGCCACGCGCCGACCGACCCGACGGTGTCACCGCTATTCGCCGACCTGTCGGGGCTGCCGCCGCTGATGATCGAAGTGGGAACCGAAGAGGTACTGCTCGACGACGCTCGTCGGTTGGCGGCCAAGGCGCAGGACGACGGTGTCGAAGTGACGCTCACCGTGGCCGACGGTTTGCCGCACGTCTATCAGTACTTCGCGTCGTTCCTGCCTGCGGCCCAGACCTCGATCGAACGCACCGGTGCATTCATCGACAAGCACGCCTAG
- a CDS encoding LLM class flavin-dependent oxidoreductase gives MPVPREPRPGEKHTAFDSEGQPYEVEAAFTPELTERAFHDVVEQAIHAEKCGYDSVWFVEHHFYEEASQSSAPDVMLAHIAAKTERIRLGHGVRLLPYNYNPPIRAAESAAVLDILSNGRLDFGTGRSLSRLELEGFGINPADTREQWEHSLDIILDCWTKEVVERSEGDIVFPPRSVVPKPLQQPHPPLWAATTGAPGHELMGRKGLGLLSFTLMLPLEELASRIALYREGIKQADPVGHYVNDQVAAMTMVYCAEDADVARERAGTAVMSYLEWAFGAFVGAAKWMDPREGSYNYLQEMMGIDFDQLTFDVVNDNDMVIVGTPDECAKKAERYFEAGVDQMLCQTTLPGIPHQEVMESIELFGREVIPKIT, from the coding sequence ATGCCAGTCCCTCGGGAGCCACGGCCCGGAGAGAAGCACACTGCGTTCGACTCGGAGGGCCAACCCTACGAGGTCGAGGCGGCCTTCACGCCCGAATTGACCGAGCGCGCCTTCCACGACGTCGTCGAGCAAGCCATTCACGCCGAGAAGTGTGGCTATGACAGCGTGTGGTTCGTCGAACACCACTTCTACGAAGAGGCCTCCCAGAGTTCGGCGCCCGATGTCATGCTGGCGCATATCGCCGCCAAGACCGAGCGCATTCGTCTCGGCCACGGCGTACGCCTGCTGCCTTACAACTACAACCCGCCAATCCGGGCAGCGGAATCGGCTGCCGTGCTTGACATCTTGTCCAACGGACGGCTCGACTTCGGCACCGGCCGTAGCCTGAGCCGCCTTGAGCTCGAAGGCTTCGGCATCAATCCCGCCGACACTCGGGAACAGTGGGAGCACAGCCTGGACATCATCCTCGACTGCTGGACCAAGGAGGTCGTCGAGCGCAGTGAGGGGGACATCGTCTTCCCGCCGCGGTCCGTGGTCCCCAAGCCGTTGCAACAACCGCACCCGCCGCTGTGGGCGGCGACCACCGGGGCCCCGGGCCACGAGCTGATGGGGCGCAAGGGCCTTGGCCTGCTGTCGTTCACCCTGATGCTCCCGCTGGAGGAGTTGGCTTCACGAATCGCGCTTTACCGGGAGGGAATCAAACAGGCCGATCCCGTCGGGCACTACGTCAATGATCAGGTGGCGGCGATGACGATGGTGTACTGCGCCGAGGACGCTGATGTCGCGCGGGAACGTGCCGGTACCGCGGTGATGAGCTATCTCGAATGGGCATTCGGGGCGTTCGTGGGCGCCGCCAAGTGGATGGATCCTCGCGAGGGTAGCTACAACTACCTGCAGGAGATGATGGGCATCGATTTCGACCAACTCACCTTCGATGTCGTCAACGACAACGACATGGTGATCGTCGGAACACCCGACGAGTGCGCCAAGAAGGCGGAGCGGTATTTCGAGGCGGGCGTCGACCAGATGCTGTGCCAGACGACGCTGCCGGGGATTCCGCACCAGGAAGTGATGGAGTCGATTGAATTGTTTGGCCGCGAGGTCATTCCGAAGATCACCTAA
- a CDS encoding nitric oxide reductase activation protein NorD, whose product MTVVRAMTLGIALQSSPTKEMVSALDWSLLTPRERRALRIAEGRAAMGWAIASWPAMSPDYATLAPGHRAEPADGIDELLQRASALARSNLVLDVPELFGVPPGSRPLSRHRERIAGDGRRRNRVPWSSRRNLRHMRLAMPVGGTEGESPRLVIFEEAPDSEGESSDADRRLGVPYPEWDYRLNRYRQDFVTVVERRISPRYSRNIDLDPRIRRWFMAPHALARRSRMEDGDQLDVSAYVEQFGWSRAGGHVDDRIYEAMLPAQRDVATALLLDATSSLQGRGGAGFRLQLACSDALCAGMSSTAERFAVFAFTGETRHRVEVTRLRNFDDPAWALPAGAAIRPSGYTRLGAALRHVTRRLVQAPAERRVLLSIGDAVPSDEGYEGTYADADVNRAVDEAIAAGVVFRQLAVGKTTDAQLERRFGSGRFHRVSKSEDLPSVLARVHKELTYL is encoded by the coding sequence ATGACGGTCGTGCGGGCCATGACCCTGGGGATCGCATTGCAGAGTTCGCCGACCAAGGAGATGGTCTCGGCGCTCGACTGGTCGTTGTTGACCCCACGGGAGCGGCGCGCCCTGCGGATCGCGGAGGGGCGGGCAGCGATGGGATGGGCGATCGCGTCGTGGCCTGCGATGTCGCCGGACTACGCCACGCTGGCACCGGGTCACCGGGCAGAACCAGCAGACGGTATCGATGAATTGCTGCAGCGGGCATCGGCGTTGGCCCGCAGCAATCTCGTGCTCGACGTTCCGGAGCTGTTCGGCGTTCCACCCGGAAGTCGACCGCTGAGCCGGCACCGCGAACGCATCGCCGGAGACGGTAGGAGGCGCAACCGGGTGCCGTGGTCCAGTCGGCGAAACCTGCGCCACATGCGGCTCGCGATGCCTGTCGGCGGCACCGAAGGGGAATCTCCTCGTCTCGTCATCTTCGAGGAGGCGCCCGACAGCGAAGGGGAGTCCAGTGACGCCGACCGCCGCCTGGGCGTGCCCTACCCGGAGTGGGATTACCGACTGAACCGTTACCGACAGGACTTCGTGACGGTCGTCGAACGACGCATTTCGCCGCGGTATTCCCGAAACATCGACTTGGACCCCAGGATAAGGCGCTGGTTCATGGCCCCGCACGCTCTTGCACGGCGGAGCCGGATGGAGGACGGCGACCAGCTCGACGTCTCCGCCTATGTGGAGCAGTTCGGGTGGTCGAGAGCGGGAGGCCATGTCGATGACCGCATATACGAGGCAATGCTGCCCGCGCAGCGTGATGTCGCGACCGCCCTGCTACTCGATGCCACCTCGTCCTTGCAGGGCCGGGGTGGCGCGGGGTTCAGGCTCCAGCTAGCGTGCAGCGACGCGCTGTGCGCCGGGATGAGCAGCACCGCCGAGCGGTTCGCGGTATTCGCCTTCACCGGGGAAACCCGGCACCGGGTGGAGGTGACGCGGTTGCGTAACTTCGATGACCCCGCGTGGGCACTGCCTGCGGGGGCGGCGATCCGGCCGTCGGGCTACACGCGCCTGGGTGCGGCACTGCGGCATGTCACGAGGAGATTGGTGCAAGCTCCCGCCGAGCGCCGGGTGTTGCTCTCGATCGGGGACGCGGTGCCATCCGACGAGGGATATGAGGGCACCTACGCCGATGCGGACGTCAACCGCGCAGTGGACGAAGCGATCGCCGCCGGGGTCGTCTTCCGCCAGCTCGCCGTCGGGAAGACGACCGACGCGCAGCTCGAGCGCCGGTTCGGCTCTGGCCGTTTCCATCGAGTTTCGAAGTCCGAGGATCTCCCTTCGGTCCTCGCCCGGGTACACAAGGAGTTGACCTATCTATGA
- a CDS encoding CbbQ/NirQ/NorQ/GpvN family protein: MTNAMTPVEFDSQSAYYVSTGGECEAMRAACDSGFGVMLTGPTGCGKTRLVRHVTETLGRSLITVSCHDELSASDLLGRYLVVGGDVRWVDGPLTTAVRRGDVCYLDEVAEARRDTLAVLHSLLDDRRELYLDRTGETIRASDGFALMASYNPESRSLLKELKPSFRQRFVTIEVDYLAPDLEAKVVMHESGVSRETAERLVRSAVALRRARHAGIEPPSTRLLVAAARLVVAGLALPEAVRLGIVNPLSAEGPAATALHELLAIEGIVIERDEHHETATPANQG, from the coding sequence ATGACGAACGCCATGACACCGGTCGAATTTGATTCGCAGAGTGCATATTACGTGTCGACCGGCGGAGAATGTGAGGCGATGCGCGCGGCCTGCGACAGCGGCTTCGGCGTCATGCTGACCGGTCCGACCGGCTGCGGCAAGACCCGGTTGGTCCGGCACGTGACCGAAACACTCGGCAGATCTTTGATCACGGTGTCGTGCCACGACGAACTGTCCGCAAGCGATCTACTCGGCCGCTATCTGGTGGTGGGTGGGGATGTCCGGTGGGTGGACGGCCCGCTAACCACGGCCGTGCGCAGAGGCGATGTCTGCTACCTCGATGAGGTCGCCGAGGCACGCCGCGACACCTTGGCTGTCCTGCACTCACTTCTTGACGACCGCCGAGAGCTCTATCTGGATCGCACGGGTGAAACAATCCGGGCGAGTGACGGGTTCGCCCTCATGGCGTCCTACAACCCAGAGTCACGCAGTCTCCTCAAGGAGTTGAAACCGTCCTTTCGGCAACGCTTTGTCACGATCGAAGTCGACTATCTGGCACCGGATCTCGAGGCCAAGGTCGTCATGCACGAATCGGGGGTGTCCAGGGAGACCGCGGAGCGGTTGGTGCGTAGCGCGGTGGCGCTGCGCCGTGCCCGGCACGCCGGTATAGAGCCGCCGTCCACACGGCTACTGGTAGCCGCTGCACGGCTGGTCGTCGCCGGGCTCGCCCTGCCCGAGGCCGTTCGCCTGGGCATTGTGAACCCGCTGTCGGCCGAGGGCCCGGCGGCAACCGCGTTGCACGAGCTGCTCGCGATCGAAGGAATCGTCATCGAACGCGACGAACACCACGAAACCGCCACGCCGGCAAATCAGGGCTGA
- a CDS encoding cytochrome P450, with protein MVRAATETSSERERSPFTTVSPPRRRNTMTTQDATNSLYLQTPGETFDYLDDLRRNCPVSWDPILRGYLVTKFDDVYNVMFDNARFRLQARPEEQYQEHQPKGRVRTFNHLLSLKNIQPRLQSVVQAEIDLLIDAKAPTGHMEVYDDFAEKLPAHIIGLFFGLDRADFPLLLSYRRARHALFNSPPDAEDIARTAREEQRKMESRMAEVIADHRANPVDDLLTQLIEMTEDGAPLTDEQIVTIVARDLLMAGSETVTNSICNAVYRMLTIPGLYDKLVADPSLVPAFVEEALRFDPPVQIFWRATEEDVEISGCPIAKDTQLYTSIASANRDPEVFSEPKVFDLTRPKGKHITFSVGLHKCPGHFLARYELEMSIASLLSRLPNLRIDPDAEQPQYVGVALRNWGPIHLLFDAPKGD; from the coding sequence GTGGTCCGCGCCGCAACCGAAACCAGTAGTGAGCGCGAGCGTTCGCCGTTCACGACGGTGTCACCACCACGAAGGAGAAACACCATGACCACTCAGGATGCGACGAACTCGCTATATCTGCAGACGCCTGGTGAGACGTTCGATTACCTCGACGACCTCCGCCGGAACTGTCCGGTCTCCTGGGACCCCATTCTGCGTGGTTACCTGGTGACGAAGTTCGACGATGTGTACAACGTCATGTTCGACAACGCTCGCTTCCGGCTCCAGGCCCGGCCCGAGGAGCAGTATCAAGAGCACCAGCCGAAGGGCCGGGTGCGGACCTTCAACCACCTGTTGAGCCTCAAGAACATTCAGCCCCGTCTCCAGTCGGTCGTGCAGGCCGAGATCGACCTCCTGATCGACGCCAAGGCGCCCACGGGGCACATGGAGGTGTACGACGACTTCGCCGAGAAGTTGCCCGCCCACATCATCGGCCTCTTCTTCGGTTTGGACCGGGCCGATTTCCCGCTGCTTCTGTCATACCGGCGGGCACGGCACGCGTTGTTCAACTCGCCCCCCGATGCCGAGGACATTGCGCGCACGGCCCGCGAGGAACAGCGGAAGATGGAGAGCCGGATGGCCGAGGTCATCGCCGATCATCGGGCCAACCCGGTAGACGACCTGCTTACCCAGCTGATCGAGATGACCGAAGACGGCGCTCCGCTGACCGACGAGCAGATCGTCACGATCGTCGCGCGTGACCTGCTGATGGCCGGAAGCGAGACCGTCACCAACAGCATCTGCAATGCGGTTTATCGGATGCTGACCATTCCCGGCCTCTACGACAAGTTGGTCGCTGATCCTTCCCTCGTCCCGGCGTTCGTCGAGGAGGCTCTGCGATTCGACCCGCCCGTGCAGATCTTCTGGCGTGCCACCGAAGAAGACGTCGAGATCTCCGGCTGCCCCATTGCGAAAGACACCCAGCTCTACACCTCGATTGCAAGTGCCAATCGCGATCCGGAGGTGTTCTCTGAACCCAAGGTCTTCGACCTCACCCGCCCCAAGGGTAAACACATCACCTTCAGCGTGGGCTTGCACAAATGCCCCGGACATTTCCTCGCCCGCTACGAGCTGGAGATGTCGATCGCTTCGCTGCTGAGCCGCCTGCCCAACCTGCGGATCGACCCTGACGCCGAGCAGCCGCAGTATGTTGGCGTCGCGCTGAGGAACTGGGGCCCAATCCATCTGCTCTTCGATGCGCCGAAGGGTGACTGA